A window of Seriola aureovittata isolate HTS-2021-v1 ecotype China chromosome 17, ASM2101889v1, whole genome shotgun sequence genomic DNA:
acatGAACACGCTGTAGATGCAGAGGTGTTTGCTGCAGACAAGGGAAATCGGAGCAGATGGAGTCATGAGGGATATGCAGAAAGGCAGAGGTAGACACTAGAGGTTATTTTGAATTGCATTTGCCAGCAGGGCCAAATTACAGACTAAGCAAATGGGGAAGAAAACGTCCACACAATGTCGAAAAGGGCCCCGCGGTGCAGCAGCGGCTGCGGCGGCGGCCACCTTTTTAACAATGAAACAAGGTGTGGGTGGTTAGTCGAGGGACATTGTGGCCCTGATGGTGAAGGTGAGAAGCTGAGCCATTAATCATTAGCTGACAGGATAACAACATCCCCCcgctgtttcagtttttattttttccagggGGATACAGTGCGCTCAGGGTGGAGCGGTCAGTGTGAGGAGGGGTAATGTTGTTTTGTATGATTGTGAAAACTGTGTGCAGTAGGTCCAATGAGTATTTCCGACGTGCAttacctctttttttgtttgtttttttgtttttttttgtcttattatcCCTTACAAGTATTATCATAAGTGTTGCTATGCATGCTTTTGTGAGAGAGGAAGGTGTCAGTCAGAGAATCTTTTCATTTGTGCATGAATTCAAATCAtagtgctggaggaggaggaggatgaagaggaggaggagggggtgtttACATAGCAGGAGGGGAGAAGGAACTCGGATGTTATGTAATGCAAGGTGACAGGAGTGACGGAGGAATCTCAGTAAAGGTCCATTACATGAGTGTCtgggtggggaggggaggggaggggaggggaggggggaggcgAGCGGCCCGCAGTCGCTTTACGGAAGCCGATTCGGTCCGCTTCAATAATCTGGGTTATCTgtgctctgctcctctgtggtCGCCGTGGTAATCACCAGTCATATCAAATGCGTAAAGTTTAATTTGATACGTCTGGACCCCCGTGGGTTGCTTTCATATATATAATTAGAGTAAATCTTACAAAAATTTCTGACAGTGACGTCATCGGCCAAATCAAACTATAACTCTGCCTCAAACTCGTCCATGAAAACcaaatgttttctgtgcagAGACGAGGCTGATCTGGCGGAGTCACGGCCGTGAACCTGCCCCCGCAGAGACGCTCGTTTCAGCAGCGTCTCCACCTCATTCGTCCGGTTGGCAAATGTCGAGGTGGTGTAATCATTACCGAGCAGCCCTGTGGTGCAGCTGCAGCGGCTCCTGTGGGCTGCTTTTTgcttggttttttgtttttccgtCTCTTCTACTCTTCTAATTGGAGTGAATCTTATTCGCGGGGGCCACAGAATAAACGCAGAGGTGAGCGGGAACGACgcagagaccccccccccccccccccccccgactcccTGCACTGTGCTCAAGTCAACCCAGTGGGAGTTTTTGTACAGGGATTTAATAAATGGGTTTGAATTGcatgtggagtttttttttggttttttttgtcacatgcTCTTAAAAAGCTCATTTAtccaagtgatttttttttcaataagtGACATGTATTTTCtcacaatgttttattttgccaTCCTTGTGTCTGCCTTCTGTTTATTCTCTTCATTATTATTGaatgtatataataaataaactgtttggttTTTACACTGGTCTTCGGATACTTCTTTTCACAGGTTAAACATTGACTCCTTGTGTTTATCAGGAGGTGATAGAGCACACACAGATATGTTTCTTGAATGTGGAGCTGGTAACCATTATGTTATTTCCTTCCCATGACTGAGTCTTATCATTTTCTTTCCAGTGTTTGGCAGGAATGAGATTatccaatcaggagagaggctgTTTTAACTACTAcaacctcctccctccctccctccctccctccccctctttaCCAAAGGGAGATAAAGGAGAAGTGTTTTTGATTAAACGCCATAGGAGCTGAGAGGAATGTcgcaaactttttttttttgattacaGGCTGAACAAGAATCTCCTTTCTGACTGTCCAGAAACTTCCCCCTCTCAGCTGTGCGTTAGCTGGTGTGAGTCAGAACAATTGCACTCGATTAATGTCTGCTCGGCTGGGCTGCATCGGCGTTAACTCTTGACTTTTGTTCCTCCGGACCAAATCTACCGCACGATAAGCTTTTCCACCGCCTCCAACTTTCTCGTCGCTGCCAAGGGGGAACAATCTGGAACAATCTTTAATTGCATCTGGAGTTAATGGCCGTAAATGGGTTGGATGTGACGGGAAACCTCATATCCCTGCTAATTGCTCTAATGCACAAGAGGCCAATTGCCAATTTGATGGCATGCTCTCTGTGAGTAATTGAAGTTGGGCTAATTGGAAGAATAGATTGAAGGCCGTGTGATAAGaggtgcgcgtgtgtgtgtgtgtgtgtgtgattgcatcCATCGGAGTGAAGAATTGACCTTTGTGGATGGCGGAGTCACTACAGGCCACTGGGAGAAAAACAAGTGCAGAACAGATCATCCCAAACTGGATCCGACCCGTAGATGGACTTTAATTCTAGGCTGTTGTGTGAAAAATGCAGGCAAGAGAACATTTGCTATTAGATCGCAGATGGTTTATTACTTGAAAAGTTTAGCACTTAACACTTCTGACTAGTTTCCTCCCAGCAGGTCAGCCTCACTTGCCGTATCTAGACATTGCCCCCTGCTGGTCTAGCTTGGTATTACCACCCTGCCCCCCTGTGAGGTTGAGGCTCCAGTTTGCAGCAGGTGCCTGGAGGCATGGCACTGATTCTGGTCGGGAGAGTAATTGGCCTTGGGTATGCCATCTGTGCAGATTGTGAGTGGGAGAAGCAAAGGTGGTGTGAAACTATTGCAAAACAATCCCGAGCTTTAACAGACAAACCTTTTATTGACAACACTTGTTACAAgaacctataaaaaaaaaaaaaaaagaaaaaaaaaaggcattaaaatatcTGTTATGGAAAAGAGGCATACCTTGTATTCCTCATATATTTCTATGTACACAGGACACCACTATTGTTTTGGGTGCAGCACAGCATCCAGCAACTGTAATGTAACTCTGAATATGAAGATGTTAATCAGTGATGGCACCAGCCTCCACAGTGCTGACAGGTCTCCTGTCCTATCTTCCTCCTGTCttgtctcatctcatctcatctcatctgctgttttttttttctccttctctctcctcattccttctcctttcatccctcctctctttcgTTCACAGAtgcctctgctctgctcagcaGTTTGGCACCTTCAGAGTGACAGTTTCACGCCTCCTCTATCACCTCAGGGCTATTATATACCATGTCAGGctagcacgcacacacacacacacacacacacacacacacacacacacacacacacacacacacacacacacacacacacacaccggcatAGAGATTCACTTCCGCTAAGTATTTATGATGTGGATTTCCCGCCAGTAGAGAGCTGGACTGTCTGGACCCATCCGGCCTCGATGATGAAACTCCAGCAGATGAGTCATAGTGCTGAGTCGACCGAGGATTTTACATCCTACTGACAGATTTGCAATAACATTTCTTATAACACTACgcagaaatatttacatttgcagaAGGAAATGAAACgcagaaaaacaatatttttgtgCCAAGTACTTGGAGTACAGATTAGTGCAGGAGCTGAGGTCATCCTCAGCTTTGGCTTTGGTATCAGTTTCATCTGACAGAGAAGGGATGTGACTTTAATCTTGTCCATAATATTCATCGTAAGGTTCCCTGTAGTTGGTGGTCTGAGGGCGAGGAATGGTGTAATCTTTGTCAGGGTCGATTTCCTgaaacattcacagacacacgtATAATCACACATTCATCACGTCACTGCAATTAGTACCCGCGATAAACTGCGCTTTCATTAACCTTACACAATAACTTCGCTATAATTGCCTCCAGTAGTAAAAAGGTCACTGTGTTTAATTGCGGAGTATGTGGAATCAGATTGTTAATCCTCATGGTTTATTACTCACTGTCATGGAGAATCCAGACTCGTAGGGTGACCGCAGCGCCGGATCGGCTCTCCTGCCTGAAGGGAGACACATGATACACTCCACTAATTATCGGTTCATTATATACTGTTCGTCAGAAAGGCCCAGATGAGAGCTgagttctctttttcttttttgatacAGGCTCCATATTCATTTTGGCTTACAGCTATACTTTAATATAAAGAATGTCATTGAGTGAAGCAGGAACCGCCGCCCCGACTGAtactgtttttccttttcttaaagGACACAACgttttaaaagatgaaataacaTGATTCCCTTTGCAGATGAAAAGTTgaacttcacagcagaaaaacacacgtTTGTTCAATACGCTACACGCAGAGGGTTTTGCTATTAGGCCTTACTTGGTCTCGTGTGACCACaggcagctaacgttagctaacgttagcagacCGCTGCTATACTTCATACTCTCGCTTTGACGTAATTCATGATGGTAGTTATAGtcctgttaaaaatgttaataacactgacttttaaaagTTCCTCTCTGTgaggttttgttatttttagagctgaaacaattagttgttgaacaaaaaaaattaatcgACGACTTTTTCCAgcattgattaatcatttaaaccTTTCTtaataaaaacgaaaaaaaaaaaatcagtggttttaaagtataaatacatattCTTTAGTTCTTTAttatagtaaattgaatatctttggttttttattgttgtttgggaaaaaaagagtcACCTTGGGCTCTCAGATATGTGATTGTGGTTTAAATAATTGGCAGAATAATTAATATTGAATTGTTGGTTGCAGCCACaattattttttgtctcttgtctAGCTTCGCTCTCAGCATAATTCACAATCTTTCAATTAGGCTCCAGTCAGTTAATGGCGAATGAGGACGGCGTCTCACCTCTCCTGTTCTCGCCATCAGTCTCAAAGCTTCcgttttcttttccctccttcgGACTGTTCAGCTCGGGGATATCGGCGCTGGGGCTGGTCCAGCCGGCGAAGCTCAAAGGAATGTCCTTGGACTTGGCTTCCCCCCTGCAGAGGAAGGCAACCTGGGATAACCCGTGCCCCAGGAGTAGCACCCAGCCGTTTGCCACCAGTGTGATGCAGAGCAATGGGTCGTCCCATCGTGGCCGGCGGCCCACCTCAGGGTTTCCTCTGGTGAGCATAGTGATCCATACCACCCAGATGCAGGCGGACAGCAGCACTGTGAGGCAGAGCATGGCGGCCTGTACCCTCCCCTGCTGGTTGATGGGCCCCGTGTAGCTGTAGCTGTACGTGGAGCAGGAGCGGCACAGGAAGTGCAGGCTGAGGATTATGCTGATGGCCAGGAGGCACAGCACGTAGATCTGCAGCATGACGAATTCCTCCTGGCTGTACTCGCAGGGCTTCTCCTCCCGCACCAACACGAGGATCAGCCACTGTGTGGAGATGATAACCTGCACGGTGAAGAGCCCCAGGGCCACGGCGGGCTCTCCCCAGCCCCGGGTAGCCGCGAAGCCCAGCAGGGCGAGAGCGCGAGCCAGCAGGCAGGAGAAGGCCAGGGAGAAGAGCACGCTGAAGAGGAAGATCCTTGTGGGGCAGGTCTGAGGGGTGAGGCggatgatgaaggagaaggtGATGGCGAAGATCCCCGCCGTGGCCAACAAGAACATGGACATGCAGGCCACTGTGCCTCCGATACTGCTGCGCTGGTGCTTGGACGAGACGCAGATCCAGAGGGACCAGAACAGCAGGCCGAGGAGGAGAACCATGCTGAACAGGAAGCCTGAAGAACCCAAGGTCTCCAGTACAATCCCCCACGCTGCCCGGCGGTCGCACAGGTACCTGTAGATGGGGTTCAGTCCTTTGCCGCAGCCTGGTACGCTCATCAGGGAAGTACCGGCTGAAGGGGGAGAGGAAGTGGTTGAAGTGTTGACTGTGGGGATGGTTGAGCTGTTGCTGGTTgactgacacagacaggtgagagggacacagaggaggaggagggggaggaggggggagagggatTTGTGCTTTTCGGATGAAAAGGCCATATTGGTTTTTCAGAAACCCACGTGGGGATGCAGTCTGTCCTTTGAACCGTCCCCTTGGATTCggcagctgtttcctcctgaaaCAAACAGCACGTCAGCACAAAGATATTCAAGCGCAAGTTTtgctaaacacacaaacattgtgTTGACTGCGTACGGATGAAATGGGAGACGGGATAACGCGGAGGTCAGGGCGcggagaacaaaaaaagaaaacaaggtgAGCGAGGTTTGACAGCGAGAGtgaggagaacaggaggagggagtTTAGAAACATGCCAGAACAAGGCAGAGGAGCGTGTGAGCCGAGGCTTGCGAGCGGAGGAAGAAACAACTGCAAACGTGGAGCTGAGGCCGGGACAGAACGGCAGACATGAAAGGTGACTGCTCTGTTGTAGACACAGATAGCTGCACACATGGGGATTGTGGTTTATACACAGCACAGATTGCAGGTGAGAGACACAGTCAAAGATATTCACTCCTGATAGCTGACTGTCACTTCCTGCAGCCTGTGACAGAGCCTTTGTTTCGGCCTCGCAGATTCAAAGATGACCTTTTGCAGGTTTATCACGCGTTAAATACGGGGCCGGGGCCGGGGCCGCCAAACTTTGCCCCAACGCCGGCCTCCGTTTGTTTCGTCGTTCAGGAGATCACAGAGTGGGAGAAAGATTTGTGAAACAATGGCCACACCCAATTTTAGCAGATTATTTCTATCTTAATGTAACAACATGGAGGTTTTGATCAGCTGATTTGAATATGAGGCTCCGAACATGATTGTTGGATAACTATAATGGCTGTTATGAAACTACGGGCTGATAAGATAAAGGGGCATTTAGGGGGGAAATATCTATTCCTGTTTTGTTACTATGACTTAAACCATTAAAGTTATACCTCACAATGAGAGGCCTTCTCCCAAACAACCTGAACAAACCTctataaatcaaaaataaacaccCACTTACCTTTAATCCTTTGGGATGTGAGTCTCTTCTGAACCCTATAGCAAAAGTCTTGATTTGAAAATGTGGCTAAAAATGTTCCAATAATGTCTCTGCTTTGTGCAGCAGCGGGCGGCTTATTGTGTGGCCGCGCACCTTCTTCCCTGATGATGTCCCATATCTGTGGCCGCCTTGAGGTAACAGGAAAGAgcaggagatgaggaggagagggaagcaGTGGAGCCGCTCAGGTCCGAAGCCACCGGGAGAGAGGATCGTTTGCACCTCCTCGCATCAACAGGTTGGGTAAGAGCAGAGAAAACCTGCACCCTATACGTACTCATACTTTCCTTTTTAGACCCCTCCTGCTTGTCTTTCTCTCGGCGTCCCTCCCTCGATAGGTGGGGCTCACACACCTGGAGGTGATGATCCACACGAgcacacacagggagggagagttCACTTCTTTCCTATTCATGAATCCCATTTcctatatgtaaaaaaaaccactTGCATCTCATTTCATCCCatcattaaatttaaatttgaaatgttttgtcctGTGAAACAAACTCTCCGAAGGGATGAGGAGTAGGTTGTTGTacggggggaggggaggggggaggggggggtttaAGCTCTGTCCAACTGACTCATCCCACTCATCGGGATACAGAACAGGACCAGCCGTCGCCGTAGTTACCGGCaaatcacagcaacaacacactgaaatcAGCGAGTTAAGCCGCAGGGGGAGTTGCGTCAAGAATAGTGAGTGATTTCTAACTGTTGTCTTTTACAAGCCCATACGTAACTACTGCGGCTCATGCCCGTACAAGTACAGAGTGTGTAGGGTGTGTTCAGTTCAAGCACAAGTCTCTCTACAACTCTCAGTGTGTGAAACCCAGAGGGACAGAGCTTTATCTTTTCCATTATAAAGCTCCTGTGTTGCACTACAACAACTTAAGCTAGTGAATATTTCAAAAGCACTAAAAACTAAAAGTCTCCCTGATGTGTCATTTAATACCAGAGGGATTCACGCAGGGCAGGAGTCATTCATGCTGGCTGGTGGCGGATCATTATTTTGGAGAGAAACCACGGCAACCCGAGTGT
This region includes:
- the LOC130185687 gene encoding G-protein coupled receptor family C group 5 member D isoform X1, translating into MAFSSEKHKSLSPLLPLLLLCVPLTCLCQSTSNSSTIPTVNTSTTSSPPSAGTSLMSVPGCGKGLNPIYRYLCDRRAAWGIVLETLGSSGFLFSMVLLLGLLFWSLWICVSSKHQRSSIGGTVACMSMFLLATAGIFAITFSFIIRLTPQTCPTRIFLFSVLFSLAFSCLLARALALLGFAATRGWGEPAVALGLFTVQVIISTQWLILVLVREEKPCEYSQEEFVMLQIYVLCLLAISIILSLHFLCRSCSTYSYSYTGPINQQGRVQAAMLCLTVLLSACIWVVWITMLTRGNPEVGRRPRWDDPLLCITLVANGWVLLLGHGLSQVAFLCRGEAKSKDIPLSFAGWTSPSADIPELNSPKEGKENGSFETDGENRRGRRADPALRSPYESGFSMTEIDPDKDYTIPRPQTTNYREPYDEYYGQD
- the LOC130185687 gene encoding G-protein coupled receptor family C group 5 member D isoform X2; translated protein: MSVPGCGKGLNPIYRYLCDRRAAWGIVLETLGSSGFLFSMVLLLGLLFWSLWICVSSKHQRSSIGGTVACMSMFLLATAGIFAITFSFIIRLTPQTCPTRIFLFSVLFSLAFSCLLARALALLGFAATRGWGEPAVALGLFTVQVIISTQWLILVLVREEKPCEYSQEEFVMLQIYVLCLLAISIILSLHFLCRSCSTYSYSYTGPINQQGRVQAAMLCLTVLLSACIWVVWITMLTRGNPEVGRRPRWDDPLLCITLVANGWVLLLGHGLSQVAFLCRGEAKSKDIPLSFAGWTSPSADIPELNSPKEGKENGSFETDGENRRGRRADPALRSPYESGFSMTEIDPDKDYTIPRPQTTNYREPYDEYYGQD